The proteins below come from a single Aegilops tauschii subsp. strangulata cultivar AL8/78 chromosome 6, Aet v6.0, whole genome shotgun sequence genomic window:
- the LOC109779860 gene encoding uncharacterized protein: MDKYLIKKSANANTTTQPQGAITSNNSSGSSNASRPAAKHNSAVPELVDLNKLPRDPAKRKRMADYHPNQRDEIRRKYLIWGPNQPRKLEFPYREIGKKKKKRRFNPDWYDDYAYWLEYSEKEHKAYCLCCYLFRDNIKDSHHGHDAFVVEGFNCWNKTERFVTHVGDRNSFHNRALKDCEDLLKQDQSIPAAWNRQSQTEKNEHLIRLNAAIDVCRYLLHQGQPFRGHDESKDSGNKGNYLELMGYTIKQNDVVAKAFKNAPNNNQMLSPKIQRDITECFAKEVLGHVMKEIGNGVFSLLVDECRDVSDKEQMAVVLRYLDKCGLVQEKFVGVVHVEETTSSYLKSCIDLLFSQLGLNLEQVRGQGYDGASNMSDIRGRRFL, translated from the exons ATGGACAAGTATTTGATAAAGAAATCAGCAAATGCCAACACCACCACCCAGCCCCAGGGGGCTATCACCAGCAACAATTCAAGTGGCAGTAGTAATGCATCAAGACCTGCAGCAAAACATAATTCTGCTGTGCCTGAACTAGTTGATTTGAATAAGCTCCCTCGCGATCCAGCTAAAAGGAAGCGAATGGCAGATTATCACCCCAACCAACGTGACGAGATAAGAAGGAAGTATTTGATTTGGGGACCTAATCAGCCCCGCAAATTGGAATTTCCATACAGGGAGATtgggaagaagaaaaagaagaggagattCAATCCGGATTGGTATGATGATTATGCTTATTGGCTAGAGTACAGCGAGAAGGAGCACAAAGCCTATTGCTTATGCTGCTATTTGTTTAGGGACAACATTAAAGACAGCCACCATGGGCACGATGCATTTGTAGTAGAAGGTTTCAACTGTTGGAACAAGACAGAGAGATTTGTAACTCACGTCGGTGATCGTAACAGCTTTCACAACAGAGCACTCAAGGATTGCGAGGATCTATTAAAGCAAGATCAATCAATCCCTGCAGCCTGGAATAGACAAAGCCAAACTGAAAAGAATGAGCATCTCATCAGGTTAAATGCCGCAATTGATGTTTGTCGATACTTGTTGCATCAGGGACAACCTTTCCGTGGCCATGATGAATCTAAAGATTCTGGAAATAAAGGAAATTACCTTGAGTTGATGGGCTACACTATTAAGCAAAATGATGTTGTTGCCAAGGCATTCAAGAATGCTCCAAATAATAATCAAATGTTGTCTCCCAAAATTCAGAGAGATATTACCGAGTGTTTTGCAAAAGAAGTACTAGGCCATGTGATGAAAGAAATTGGTAATGGTGTGTTCAGCTTATTAGTTGATGAGTGTAGGGATGTTTCCGACAAAGAACAAATGGCGGTTGTTCTCCGATATCTTGATAAGTGTGGACTAGTCCAAGAGAAGTTTGTTGGTGTTGTTCATGTGGAGGAGACAACATCTTCTTATCTCAAGTCTTGCATAGATTTATTATTTTCACAACTTGGGCTGAATCTTGAACAAGTTAGAGGCCAAGGTTACGATGGAGCAAGTAATATGTCTG ATATTCGAGGTCGGAGATTTCTTTGA